The Ovis canadensis isolate MfBH-ARS-UI-01 breed Bighorn chromosome 13, ARS-UI_OviCan_v2, whole genome shotgun sequence genome includes a region encoding these proteins:
- the SIRPD gene encoding signal-regulatory protein delta has product MMPVLDFPSCPRLPSLLLALLLKLTGTSVEDFQVNQPESSVSAKVGDVITLGCNIPAPSPAGPVLWFKDTRLGRKLIYSFNGRQFPRVSQVVNPMANQTDYSIRISDVSPKDAGMYYCVKLTIGHPDMAYIAGPGTYVSVNGVTHEMFKVQQAELSQTVSPGETLTLSCSVPDSFPNGPVLWFKGTGPNRELIYNFQRGLFPRVNQIGNMAKAGNKDFSIRISEISLKDAGTYFCVKFKEGKPDIEYQSGRGTKVTVTGTRNNFVPDTPGRHFLAMRGTNLNKTLL; this is encoded by the exons ATGATGCCTGTCCTTGATTTCCCATCCTGCCCACGTCTGCCCTCCCTCCTGCTGGCTCTGCTGCTGAAACTCACAG GAACTTCAGTTGAAGATTTCCAGGTGAACCAGCCTGAGAGTTCAGTGTCAGCCAAGGTTGGAGATGTCATAACCTTGGGCTGCAACATTCCTGCACCATCTCCAGCAGGGCCTGTCTTGTGGTTCAAGGACACTAGGCTAGGACGAAAATTAATTTACAGTTTCAACGGACGCCAATTCCCCCGAGTATCCCAAGTGGTAAATCCAATGGCCAACCAAACAGACTATTCCATCCGCATTAGTGATGTGTCGCCTAAGGATGCTGGCATGTACTACTGTGTGAAGTTAACAATAGGGCATCCTGACATGGCATATATAGCTGGCCCAGGCACCTATGTGTCTGTGAATG GAGTCACACATGAGATGTTCAAGGTGCAGCAAGCTGAGCTATCACAGACTGTGTCACCTGGGGAAACACTCACTTTGAGTTGCAGCGTACCAGATTCATTTCCAAATGGACCCGTCTTATGGTTCAAGGGGACTGGACCAAATCGTGAATTAATTTACAATTTTCAAAGGGGTCTCTTTCCCAGAGTAAACCAAATTGGAAACATGGCCAAAGCTGGCAACAAAGACTTTTCCATTCGGATCAGTGAAATCTCTCTTAAAGATGCCGGCACGTACTTCTGTGTGAAGTTCAAAGAGGGCAAACCTGACATAGAGTACCAGTCAGGTCGGGGCACCAAGGTGACTGTTACTG